A genome region from Carassius gibelio isolate Cgi1373 ecotype wild population from Czech Republic chromosome A23, carGib1.2-hapl.c, whole genome shotgun sequence includes the following:
- the LOC127945096 gene encoding myoD family inhibitor domain-containing protein 2-like encodes MSEAVVSGVRRLSTISEQDGDAEAEPVSLVSSGDSEWAGSSASLCSRGKPSAQSSSFTSSESCQPDAADDCASILLACLYCRFCDVMAMLPDTCERAIGRCFPSYKYYNTSDEPSKGKDWCSCNVDFDCGFIDCQDASELLELAMEISEVCYR; translated from the exons ATGAGTGAAGCTGTGGTTAGTGGGGTGAGGAGGTTGAGCACCATCTCGGAGCAGGACGGGGACGCTGAAGCAGAGCCCGTGTCCCTCGTGTCCTCGGGGGACAGTGAGTGGGCAGGATCCAGTGCTTCTCTCTGCTCGCGGGGAAAGCCCAGCGCCCAGAGCAGCTCCTTCACCTCCTCTGAGTCCTGTCAGCCGGACGCAGCAG ATGACTGCGCCTCCATCCTGTTGGCTTGCCTGTACTGCCGCTTCTGTGACGTTATGGCCATGCTGCCTGACACTTGTGAGCGGGCTATTGGCCGCTGCTTCCCCTCGTACAAGTATTACAACACCTCGGATGAGCCGTCCAAAGGAAAAGACTGGTGCAGCTGTAACGTGGATTTTGACTGTGGTTTCATCGACTGTCAAGATGCCAGTGAGCTGTTAGAGCTGGCGATGGAGATATCTGAGGTCTGCTACCGCTAA
- the LOC127945088 gene encoding E3 ubiquitin/ISG15 ligase TRIM25-like, with translation MSQSKPEERLALELSCAICLQLYRDPVALPCGHNYCLGCIQNAASAEDPKSPRRCPECREEYGNPETLPKNFKLSSIVDGFLVATTGGGLKGGPTTPCDLCLDDPNAAVKFCTRCEMSLCSSHLKKHEERHRSLHVLVELPAERDGKRCPVHLKVTEYLCAQERLFLCSECLMEGTHQHHEVQTFEVAKEEMKRVLEELGKSVSDKLQMTEALLKRASEGPTDKAEDKLVARANILLDNMTSLITTYKSRMSTVMDDKLHSRDKSWQANLCDLEGCLHQLQEAQKCTGEVLSQSSEVLFIQNYLNVEARIRQAANVTIPALPSQESSNAKQLRSNLRTDAFHAEMSLLLEYLHGLMNPLDLTFNPATAHPSLLLSGDLKTVKQCAGVKSSTNGDQSERFSTATQVMCSQSFSTGVHMWAVEVGPGCMWSLGLCYKSIPRKGDHSRLGHNTSSWRLQWKNKKLTACYDSANVAVGEGLVMPPKKVEVTLDYEGGTIAFHSSGQGGRRQHLHTFSAVFKDTVYPAFGIHSTSEESWITLLSGA, from the exons ATGTCTCAGAGCAAACCTGAGGAGCGTCTAGCTTTGGAGTTGAGCTGTGCGATCTGTTTGCAGCTGTACCGTGATCCCGTGGCCCTTCCTTGTGGACACAATTACTGCCTGGGTTGTATTCAAAATGCTGCCAGCGCAGAAGATCCCAAGTCTCCGAGACGCTGCCCTGAATGCAGGGAGGAGTACGGCAATCCGGAGACGCTTCCCAAGAACTTCAAGCTCAGCAGTATCGTGGACGGGTTCCTGGTGGCCACGACAGGCGGCGGACTGAAAGGAGGCCCTACGACGCCATGTGACCTGTGCCTGGACGACCCAAATGCTGCGGTGAAATTCTGTACACGCTGTGAAATGTCCTTGTGCTCCAGCCACCTCAAAAAACACGAGGAACGGCACCGCTCGCTGCACGTCTTAGTGGAGCTGCCCGCAGAACGGGATGGGAAGAGGTGCCCGGTGCACTTGAAGGTCACGGAGTACCTGTGCGCGCAGGAGCGCCTGTTCCTCTGCTCCGAGTGCCTGATGGAGGGCACTCACCAGCACCACGAGGTGCAGACGTTCGAGGTGGCCAAGGAGGAAATGAAGAGAGTTCTCGAGGAACTGGGGAAGTCTGTGTCTGACAAGCTACAGATGACAGAAGCTCTGCTGAAAAGAGCCAGTGAAGGTCCTACAGACAAGGCCGAAGATAAACTGGTGGCCAGAGCAAACATACTGTTGGACAACATGACTTCACTTATAACTACATACAAG AGTCGTATGAGCACCGTGATGGACGACAAGCTTCATTCCCGGGACAAAAGCTGGCAGGCCAATCTATGCGACTTGGAGGGTTGTCTACACCAGCTGCAGGAAGCCCAAAAGTGCACCGGTGAGGTTCTCTCTCAGTCCTCCGAGGTTCTCTTCATCCAGAACTACCTCAACGTCGAGGCAAGGATCCGCCAGGCTGCTAACGTCACCATCCCTGCTCTACCTTCACAAGAGTCTTCCAACGCCAAGCAGCTGCGCTCAAACCTACGTACAGACGCCTTCCACGCTGAGATGAGTCTTCTGTTGGAGTACCTCCATGGCTTGATGAACCCTCTAGACCTGACCTTCAACCCAGCCACGGCCCACCCTAGCCTTCTGCTGTCCGGCGATCTCAAAACAGTCAAGCAGTGCGCCGGAGTTAAGAGCAGCACCAATGGAGATCAGAGCGAACGCTTCTCCACGGCCACTCAGGTCATGTGCAGCCAGAGTTTCTCCACAGGGGTTCACATGTGGGCAGTGGAGGTAGGTCCTGGATGTATGTGGTCTCTGGGCCTGTGCTATAAAAGCATCCCGCGCAAAGGTGACCACAGCAGGCTGGGGCATAACACCAGCTCTTGGAGGCTGCAGTGGAAAAACAAGAAGCTGACGGCGTGCTACGACTCAGCTAATGTGGCCGTAGGTGAAGGGCTGGTCATGCCGCCAAAGAAGGTCGAAGTGACCCTGGATTACGAAGGAGGAACTATTGCATTCCACAGCTCAGGTCAAGGAGGGCGAAGACAGCACCTCCATACATTTAGTGCCGTGTTCAAGGACACGGTGTATCCTGCATTCGGGATCCACTCTACTTCAGAGGAGTCATGGATAACTCTTTTGAGTGGAGCTTGA
- the twist3 gene encoding twist3: protein MREEQSCGNFPEGGVLPSEEEQERRPNKCPVVVAPPAGARKRLTGPKKEPGGPLTQDNKTSLQGPSTLTPSCPKRPKRSSPPSSSTSAASLVPTVSSVSPVPGQPFEDLHTQRVIANVRERQRTQSLNDAFASLRKIIPTLPSDKLSKIQILKLASRYIDFLYQVLQSDEMDAKLASCNYLAHERLSYAFSVWRMEGAWSMSATH, encoded by the coding sequence ATGCGAGAAGAACAGTCTTGTGGCAACTTTCCCGAGGGTGGGGTCCTACCCAGTGAAGAGGAGCAAGAACGCCGTCCCAACAAGTGCCCCGTCGTGGTTGCACCACCAGCGGGTGCTCGAAAGCGGCTGACGGGTCCCAAGAAAGAGCCTGGTGGACCCCTAACACAGGACAACAAAACGTCGCTGCAGGGTCCCTCTACGCTCACTCCCTCTTGCCCCAAGCGGCCCAAGAGAAGCTCTCCTCCTTCCTCATCGACCTCTGCGGCCTCCCTAGTGCCCACCGTGAGCTCGGTGTCACCTGTGCCCGGGCAACCGTTCGAGGACCTCCACACGCAACGAGTGATCGCTAACGTCCGGGAACGGCAGCGCACGCAGTCCCTAAATGATGCTTTCGCCTCGCTGCGGAAGATCATCCCCACGTTGCCTTCAGACAAACTGAGCAAGATTCAGATCCTCAAACTGGCTTCAAGATACATCGACTTCCTCTACCAGGTTCTCCAGAGCGATGAGATGGATGCCAAGCTGGCCAGCTGTAACTACCTGGCCCACGAAAGACTGAGCTACGCCTTCTCCGTTTGGAGGATGGAGGGCGCTTGGTCCATGTCCGCCACTCACTAG